The Candidatus Krumholzibacteriia bacterium sequence GGTCCCACCGTCACGCTTCCCATCGCGGGCGCGGACCCGGAAGCCGGCACCTTCACGGTGGTCGAACAGGGACGCGACCTCCCCACCGAACAATTGATGGTGCTCAACCTGGGCGACGAGGTCTTCCAGATCCGCGGCCCGCTGGGTTCGCCGTGCACCTTCGACGCCGACGGGAAGGTCGTGCTCATGGGCGAGGACCTCGGCGTGGCCTCCCTGCTGTGGCGGGCGCGCGAGTTCAAGGCCCGGGGCGCCCACGTCGTCACCATCCTCGGGTTTGCATCGCGCGACCGGGTGTTCTGGCACGACGAGTTCGCACAGGCATCGGACGAACTCTACATCAACACCGCCGACGGCTCCTTCGGCGTTTCCGGGCGCATCACCGGGGTGCTGCAAGCGGTGTGCGAGACGCACAAGGACATCGAGCGTCTGGTCATGATCGCCCGGCTCAAGCACATGAAACGCGGGGCAAAGATCGCATCGGACAACAAGATTGACACGCGGGTGAACTTCGACGCCGTCCGCTACCCCGTGGGCTCGCCGGGCATCTTCGACGCCACCGAACAAAACGCGTTTGCATTTGCGCGGGCTCCCGAACTTGACGCGGACCATGTCGACTTCGACAAACTGCTCTCGCGTGAGCGTGCGCTCACACCCGCGCCGTCCAGCGACGCCGAGAACGCGTCACCACCCGCCCCCTAGAAAGGCACTCCCATGGCCGGCGCGCGAAAATCAACGCCTCCTCGCACGCCTCTCAGCAAGGCCGACGTCGCGGAGAAGCTCGACGACGTTGCCGCCATGCTGGAAATCCTGGGTGACAACCCCTTCCGCATCCGCGCGTTCTACAACGCGGCGCGCGCCGTCGAGGATCTCTCCGGCGACCTCGCCGCCATGGTGGAGAGCGAAGAACTCCTCGAGGTGCGCGGCATCGGCAAGTCGATTTTTGCCGACATCAAGTCCGCGCTGACCACCGGCACCTTCGACGAGTACGAGAAGCTGCGCGCGCGCGTGCCCGCCGGCGTGCTGGAGATGCTGCGCATCTCCGGCATGGGGCCCAAGAAGGTCAAGGCGGTGTACGACAAGCTGGGCGTGAAGTCGCTGGAGGAACTGGAGCAGGCAGGCCGCGACGGGAAACTCGCCGTGCTGCCCGGCTTCGGCGAGAAGACCCAGACCAACATCCTCGCGGGCATCGCGCGCTTCCGCAAGTACTCGCAGCGCTTCCTGTACAGCACCGCGCTCGCCGACGCGACCGATGTGCTCGCGGTGGTGCGCGCGGTTCCCGGCGTGACGCAGTCGCTCGTCGGCGGCAGCCTGCGCCGGCACAAGGAGACCATCGGCGACGTCGACATCCTCGCCACCGCCGCGGACGCCGGGCCGGTGATGGACGCGTTCACCGCCATGCCGCGGGTGGCGACCATCGTCGGCAAGGGACCCACCAAGTCGAGCGTCATTCTGGACAGCGGCATCCACGTGGACCTGCGCGTGGTCAAGGACGACGAGTTTCCCGCCGCGCTGCACTACTTCACCGGCAGCAAGGAACACAACACCGAGATCCGCACCCGCGCCAAGAAGAGGGGCTACAAGCTCAACGAGTACGGCCTCTTCAAGGGCGAGAAGGCGATCCGGCTGCCCGACGAACCGGCCCTGTTCAAGAAGCTCGGCCTGGATTACATCCCCCCCGAGCTGCGCGAAAACACGGGGGAAATCGAAGCCGCGGAAGAGCACACCCTGCCGGAATTGATCGAGATGGCGGACGTGCGCGGCGTGTTCCACTGCCACACGACGTACAGCGACGGCCGTTCGACGCTGCGCGAAATGGCGGAGGCGGCAAGAGCGCTGGGCCATGAGTACTTCGGGATCGGCGACCACAGCCCCACCGCCATCTACGCCAACGGGCTGACACCCGAGCGGGTGGCGAAGCAGCGGCTCGAGATCGAAGCGCTCAATGAGGAACTGGCGCCGTTCGTGGTGTTCGCGGGCATCGAGAGCGACATCCTCCAGGACGGATCGCTGGACTACAAAGAGGACGTCCTCGCCACCTTCGACTACGTGGTGGCGTCGGTGCACGGCCAGTTCAGCGGCTCCGAAGCGCAGATGACGAAACGCATCGTCGCGGCGGTGTCGAATCCGTTCACCACCATGCTCGGCCACCCCACCGGGCGTCTGCTGCTTTCGCGCGACGGC is a genomic window containing:
- the polX gene encoding DNA polymerase/3'-5' exonuclease PolX — translated: MAGARKSTPPRTPLSKADVAEKLDDVAAMLEILGDNPFRIRAFYNAARAVEDLSGDLAAMVESEELLEVRGIGKSIFADIKSALTTGTFDEYEKLRARVPAGVLEMLRISGMGPKKVKAVYDKLGVKSLEELEQAGRDGKLAVLPGFGEKTQTNILAGIARFRKYSQRFLYSTALADATDVLAVVRAVPGVTQSLVGGSLRRHKETIGDVDILATAADAGPVMDAFTAMPRVATIVGKGPTKSSVILDSGIHVDLRVVKDDEFPAALHYFTGSKEHNTEIRTRAKKRGYKLNEYGLFKGEKAIRLPDEPALFKKLGLDYIPPELRENTGEIEAAEEHTLPELIEMADVRGVFHCHTTYSDGRSTLREMAEAARALGHEYFGIGDHSPTAIYANGLTPERVAKQRLEIEALNEELAPFVVFAGIESDILQDGSLDYKEDVLATFDYVVASVHGQFSGSEAQMTKRIVAAVSNPFTTMLGHPTGRLLLSRDGYPLNLTAVFEACAAHGVFIEINAHPVRLDLDWRHMKTAKEMGVKFVINPDAHHTSEIDYYRFGVGVARKGWLTRDDVLNTRGLAATQKILKARRDKQL